From Methanobrevibacter sp., a single genomic window includes:
- a CDS encoding Gar1/Naf1 family protein → MKFLGNSLHIANSGKLIARATKTPNAGGIVFDSNNNKIGKVNYVFGPTKNPYVSIRLFKSANIKRIKKNYGEKLFVSRPKQKKSKRRGRRPRNKN, encoded by the coding sequence ATGAAATTTTTAGGAAACAGTTTACATATTGCAAATTCTGGAAAGCTAATAGCAAGAGCTACTAAAACTCCAAATGCCGGAGGCATAGTTTTTGATAGCAATAATAATAAGATAGGCAAAGTTAATTATGTTTTTGGACCTACAAAAAATCCATATGTGTCTATTAGGTTATTCAAATCAGCTAATATTAAAAGAATTAAGAAAAACTATGGTGAAAAACTATTTGTATCAAGACCTAAACAGAAAAAATCTAAACGAAGGGGGAGAAGACCACGAAACAAAAATTAA
- a CDS encoding RraA family protein, whose product MSKDVLAKSKLNNNKNINKKIDIHDITLKDVTIDDLELGKNNYNQFINLKNLLDGISSCQLSDAYNNLFRKTGVVKGLKSINNLKAYGRIATAKTNSDDWGTGIVAIHGCENREILFIESSNTDLAIWGELASTDAKNNGVSGVAIYGSVRDMEAILFLDFPIFASDFTPNAGKPLALGTINENLIIEGEIIRPGDFFLGDKTGVVVIPASLFVQVINEVLMIKLSELGITEQLDEGKSLMEITGLINPADLE is encoded by the coding sequence ATGTCTAAAGATGTATTAGCTAAATCTAAATTAAATAATAATAAAAATATTAACAAAAAAATCGATATTCATGATATTACTTTAAAAGATGTTACTATTGATGATTTAGAGTTAGGTAAAAATAATTATAATCAATTTATCAATTTAAAAAATCTTTTAGATGGAATATCTTCATGTCAGCTCTCTGATGCATACAACAATCTTTTTAGAAAAACTGGTGTTGTAAAAGGATTGAAATCAATTAACAACTTGAAAGCTTATGGTAGGATTGCTACAGCTAAAACCAATTCTGATGATTGGGGAACAGGAATTGTTGCTATTCACGGATGTGAAAACCGGGAGATATTATTTATTGAATCTAGCAATACTGATTTGGCTATTTGGGGTGAACTCGCTTCAACTGACGCTAAAAATAATGGTGTTTCAGGTGTAGCCATCTATGGATCTGTAAGGGATATGGAGGCTATTCTATTTTTGGATTTTCCAATTTTTGCATCTGATTTTACACCAAATGCAGGTAAGCCATTGGCTTTGGGCACTATAAATGAAAATCTAATTATCGAAGGGGAAATTATTCGTCCAGGTGACTTCTTTTTAGGAGATAAAACTGGAGTCGTTGTAATTCCAGCATCATTATTCGTGCAAGTTATTAATGAAGTTCTTATGATTAAACTTTCTGAATTGGGAATTACTGAACAGTTAGATGAGGGCAAATCTTTAATGGAGATTACTGGTTTGATTAATCCTGCTGATTTGGAATAG
- the xerA gene encoding site-specific tyrosine recombinase/integron integrase — protein MIDDYLVELEIRNYSPNTIKTYNSIINNFYKFLQNEEKLFDDRQFLRIFKRYIQHLKRDKEVTQNYIYLVTVVVKKFLEFNHIYFLDEISAPKRTKSLPKSLNEKEVQDLIEAVTYNPESDNENQKIIKSRDKLILTLLYSSGLRVSELVNLIVKDIDFEERTILIRGKGDKDRVVLFDKNAKLLILEYLNLRKTDSKHLFTNRRGNPLTPRYVQLMIKKYGEKAGITKKVTPHVLRHSYATHLLKNGVDIRVIQQLLGHSSLSTTQIYTSVDMDTIKSVYDQAKTH, from the coding sequence ATGATAGATGACTATCTGGTTGAACTGGAAATTAGAAATTACTCTCCAAACACCATAAAAACATATAATTCAATCATAAATAACTTTTATAAGTTTTTACAAAACGAGGAAAAGCTATTTGATGACAGGCAATTTTTAAGAATTTTCAAAAGATATATCCAACATCTGAAAAGGGACAAGGAAGTTACTCAAAATTACATTTATCTTGTTACAGTTGTTGTCAAAAAATTCCTGGAATTTAACCATATCTACTTTTTAGATGAAATCAGCGCCCCTAAAAGGACAAAATCACTTCCAAAATCATTAAATGAAAAAGAAGTCCAAGATCTGATTGAGGCAGTCACATACAACCCTGAAAGTGACAATGAAAACCAGAAAATTATAAAATCAAGAGATAAGCTAATCTTAACCTTATTATACTCATCAGGATTGAGGGTTTCAGAATTGGTAAATTTAATCGTGAAGGATATCGATTTTGAAGAAAGAACCATATTGATTAGGGGAAAGGGAGACAAGGATAGGGTCGTTCTTTTCGACAAGAATGCTAAACTATTAATATTAGAATATCTCAATCTAAGAAAAACAGACAGCAAACATCTGTTTACAAATAGAAGGGGAAATCCTCTTACTCCTAGATATGTGCAACTGATGATTAAAAAATATGGTGAAAAGGCAGGGATTACAAAAAAAGTGACACCCCATGTTTTAAGACACTCATATGCAACACATTTACTTAAAAACGGAGTTGATATTAGGGTTATCCAACAATTACTTGGTCATTCCAGCCTATCAACAACACAAATCTATACTAGTGTTGATATGGACACTATCAAATCTGTATATGATCAAGCTAAAACACATTAA
- a CDS encoding Mur ligase family protein — protein sequence MKNNMRVLAGNLICKLKENKAELVLDENIIKTIGENCGKTAFVTGTNGTTTTTNILNHILEHDNSVISNVTESNMDKSEHKTVVYDGCAKYDWGIFKVDMAAMPLVSKLINPDYIIVTNFFRSQLDKYGAEEYTINSVHESIKPETTLILNGDDPSTLYFDDLNNEKIYYSKNHSDFSQRNTHVEDLIFCPKCGARLEYEYIHYGNIGKYHCPNCGVKNPISDYTVTDVGINEEGKFEFEVNKKGQIVLNLLGSYNLYNTIAAISLARKEDIDCETIKNQIEGIESEKGRMEEFEINGNKVVLSISKNPVSLTEVLKAATLDPSEKSLMIILNDSEIDGEDISWIWDADFSDILKTGNIDNFYCGGSRAEDMAIRLKYEDFDLDKIKLCPSKCSMENSIEDLLNEEGNNSKYIIGTQSAVPQARKILVDKIGDE from the coding sequence ATGAAAAATAATATGAGAGTTTTAGCTGGAAATTTAATATGCAAATTAAAGGAAAATAAAGCCGAACTGGTGCTAGATGAAAACATTATAAAAACAATCGGAGAAAACTGTGGAAAAACAGCATTTGTTACAGGAACAAATGGAACAACAACAACCACCAACATACTTAACCATATCCTAGAACATGACAATTCAGTCATTTCAAACGTTACTGAATCAAATATGGATAAATCAGAGCACAAGACCGTTGTTTATGACGGATGTGCCAAATATGACTGGGGAATATTCAAGGTGGATATGGCTGCAATGCCTCTTGTTAGCAAACTAATAAACCCCGATTACATAATAGTAACTAATTTTTTTAGAAGCCAGCTTGACAAATATGGTGCTGAAGAATATACCATAAATTCCGTACATGAATCAATAAAACCTGAAACAACACTTATTTTGAATGGGGATGATCCGTCAACACTATATTTTGACGATTTGAATAATGAAAAGATATATTACTCGAAAAATCACAGCGACTTTTCCCAAAGGAACACCCACGTTGAGGATTTGATATTCTGTCCAAAATGTGGAGCCAGACTAGAGTATGAGTATATACATTATGGAAATATAGGAAAATACCACTGTCCAAATTGCGGTGTGAAAAATCCCATATCTGATTACACAGTGACAGATGTTGGAATTAATGAAGAGGGGAAATTCGAATTTGAGGTCAACAAAAAAGGCCAAATAGTATTGAATCTTCTTGGAAGCTATAACCTATACAATACAATTGCGGCAATTAGTCTAGCTAGAAAAGAAGACATTGACTGTGAAACTATTAAAAATCAGATTGAAGGCATTGAATCCGAAAAAGGAAGAATGGAAGAATTTGAAATAAATGGGAACAAGGTAGTCCTTAGCATATCAAAAAATCCAGTAAGCCTTACCGAAGTTCTGAAGGCGGCAACTTTGGATCCGTCAGAAAAATCATTGATGATTATCTTAAATGATTCAGAAATTGATGGAGAGGACATTTCATGGATATGGGATGCTGACTTTTCAGACATTCTTAAAACAGGAAATATCGATAATTTCTACTGTGGTGGAAGTAGGGCCGAAGATATGGCAATTAGATTAAAATATGAGGACTTTGATTTAGATAAAATTAAATTATGCCCATCAAAATGCAGCATGGAAAATTCAATTGAAGACCTGTTAAATGAAGAAGGAAACAACAGCAAATACATAATTGGAACACAAAGTGCAGTCCCTCAAGCCCGTAAAATTCTTGTGGACAAAATAGGAGATGAATAA
- a CDS encoding transcription initiation factor IIB has product MQGDVYDKDKQTVCPECGSDKLIGDYERAEVICASCGLVIDENLVDMGPEWRAFDHEQRDKRTRVGAPITYTIHDKGLSTMIDWRNKDIYGRDIPARNRAQWYRLRKWQRKIRISGATERNLAFALSELDRDSSRLGLPRSVREAASVVYRSAVDNKLIRGRSIEGVVAASLYAACRRCNVPRTLDEIAEVSRVTKKEVGRTYRFLTRELNIKLPPTSPVDYVPRFASELGLSGEVQSKAIEIIEKAMEKGLTSGRGPTGVAAAALYIASVLLGERKTQRDVADIAGVTEVTIRNRYKELTEQLEMGVTL; this is encoded by the coding sequence ATGCAAGGTGACGTATACGATAAGGATAAACAAACAGTATGTCCTGAATGTGGATCTGACAAATTAATCGGCGATTATGAAAGAGCTGAAGTTATTTGTGCTTCATGTGGTTTGGTTATCGACGAAAATCTTGTTGATATGGGTCCTGAATGGAGGGCTTTCGACCACGAGCAAAGAGATAAACGTACTAGAGTAGGTGCTCCTATTACTTACACCATTCACGATAAGGGTTTAAGTACTATGATCGACTGGAGAAACAAGGATATTTACGGTCGTGACATTCCAGCTAGAAACAGGGCACAATGGTACAGATTAAGAAAATGGCAAAGAAAAATTAGGATTTCTGGTGCTACAGAACGTAATTTGGCATTTGCTTTAAGTGAATTAGATAGAGATTCCTCAAGATTAGGTCTTCCAAGAAGCGTAAGGGAAGCTGCATCCGTTGTATATAGAAGTGCAGTAGACAATAAACTTATTCGTGGAAGAAGTATTGAGGGTGTTGTGGCTGCTTCTTTATATGCGGCTTGTAGAAGATGTAATGTTCCACGTACTCTTGATGAAATTGCCGAAGTTTCAAGAGTAACTAAAAAGGAAGTGGGAAGAACTTACAGATTCTTAACTAGAGAATTAAATATTAAATTGCCTCCAACTTCACCTGTTGACTATGTTCCTAGATTTGCAAGTGAATTGGGATTGTCTGGAGAAGTTCAATCAAAAGCAATTGAAATAATTGAAAAAGCTATGGAAAAGGGTTTAACTTCTGGTAGAGGCCCAACTGGTGTGGCTGCAGCTGCATTGTATATTGCATCTGTTTTGCTTGGTGAGAGAAAAACTCAAAGGGACGTTGCTGATATTGCAGGCGTTACTGAAGTTACCATTAGAAATAGATACAAAGAATTAACAGAACAACTTGAAATGGGTGTAACTTTATAG
- a CDS encoding V-type ATP synthase subunit D, translating into MAQDIIEGVNPTRMELLTLKDRTKLAEKGHGLLKEKRDALIKEFFDILDRVKGIRENAERSLREATEALVEAQIVMGDLAVRKASLSVKESIDVDITSRSIMGVSVPVTNVVMDEGRSIIDRGYGFADTTIQLDEAAKKFEESVKYLIELGEVEKTIFLLAEEIESTKRRVNALEHIMIPRFRNTEKYIDMRLQEMERENFVRLKMIRSTIEKKQEVEEGLAEKPSNVPDLRV; encoded by the coding sequence ATGGCACAAGATATTATAGAGGGAGTAAATCCTACAAGGATGGAATTACTTACTCTTAAAGATAGAACAAAACTTGCAGAAAAAGGGCATGGTTTATTAAAAGAAAAAAGGGATGCTCTTATTAAAGAGTTTTTTGATATCTTAGATCGTGTTAAAGGTATTCGTGAAAACGCAGAAAGAAGTCTTAGAGAAGCAACTGAAGCTTTAGTTGAAGCTCAGATTGTTATGGGTGACTTAGCAGTTAGAAAAGCTTCATTATCTGTAAAAGAATCTATTGATGTAGACATCACTTCCAGAAGTATTATGGGTGTATCAGTACCTGTTACAAATGTTGTAATGGATGAAGGTAGATCCATTATTGATAGGGGTTATGGATTTGCAGATACTACTATTCAGTTAGATGAAGCTGCGAAAAAATTCGAGGAATCAGTTAAATATTTAATTGAACTTGGTGAAGTAGAGAAAACTATTTTCCTATTGGCTGAGGAAATTGAATCAACTAAACGTAGGGTAAATGCGTTAGAACACATTATGATTCCAAGATTCCGAAACACAGAAAAGTATATCGACATGAGACTTCAAGAAATGGAAAGGGAAAACTTTGTTAGATTGAAAATGATTAGATCTACAATTGAGAAAAAACAAGAAGTTGAGGAAGGACTTGCTGAAAAACCTAGCAACGTACCTGACTTGAGAGTCTAG
- a CDS encoding biotin transporter BioY gives MNINDFYTTRKNVFDKLQSSNTATKILMSLLMACFTGVMAQVVIPLPWTPVPITAQTFAVLAAGLILGKRYGALSQILYIVIGILFVPWFGEMTGGLDIVLGSTCGYFLGFIIASYFIGSITEKYAGSRKFKRAIAVIGVANFALIYIPGLAGLALWNYLTYGTMLSISSLLFMGLVPFIFGDIVKILGLGAVSKVFLPKE, from the coding sequence ATCAATATTAATGACTTTTACACTACAAGAAAAAATGTGTTTGACAAACTCCAAAGTTCAAACACAGCCACTAAAATTTTAATGTCATTATTAATGGCTTGTTTTACAGGTGTTATGGCTCAAGTCGTAATACCATTACCATGGACTCCTGTCCCTATTACTGCACAAACCTTTGCTGTATTGGCAGCTGGTTTAATTTTAGGTAAAAGATACGGTGCATTATCACAGATTTTATATATTGTAATTGGTATACTCTTTGTTCCATGGTTTGGAGAAATGACAGGTGGATTGGATATTGTTTTAGGTTCCACTTGCGGATATTTCTTAGGGTTTATAATTGCATCCTACTTTATCGGATCAATTACAGAAAAATATGCAGGTTCACGTAAATTCAAACGTGCAATTGCAGTAATTGGAGTAGCTAACTTTGCACTTATTTACATTCCAGGATTAGCTGGTTTAGCATTATGGAATTACTTAACTTACGGAACTATGTTAAGCATCTCCAGCTTATTATTCATGGGATTGGTACCATTCATATTTGGAGATATTGTAAAAATATTAGGACTCGGTGCAGTCTCAAAAGTATTTTTACCAAAGGAATAA
- the dnaG gene encoding DNA primase DnaG, which yields MGKGEELTTTKYLIHAQINANGIVEKPDVVGAVFGQTEGLLSNDLDLRELQRTGRIGRIQVMMRANSGRSKGEIVIPSSLDRVETAILAASLETINRVGPCEARINTLKVEDVRAVKREQVVNRAKEIYKSMVDSVGPTSVKMIEEVRDAMRVHEISEYGEDRLPAGPNIHTSDAIIVVEGRSDVLNLLKYGIKNTVAVEGVSVPRSIGELSKKRTTTAFVDGDRGGELILKELLQIGDVDYITRAPKGKEVEDLEKDEVLIALRDKVPTEQFLATHEDIIPNNENKHNNHHHKKNNHKKDKYHHKKKEEKKPAIEDDEVSLMKDMLKEFEDSETAAFLDEALNITKEVAVENLYNELKESDEKIDLIIFDGVVSQRLVDICATKNINRIVAFKSANIVKKPRNLQIITMD from the coding sequence ATGGGAAAAGGAGAAGAATTAACAACAACCAAATACTTAATTCATGCGCAGATTAATGCAAATGGAATTGTTGAAAAACCAGATGTCGTTGGAGCTGTTTTTGGACAGACCGAAGGTTTGCTTAGTAATGACTTAGACTTAAGAGAACTTCAAAGAACTGGTAGAATTGGAAGAATCCAAGTTATGATGAGAGCAAATAGTGGAAGATCAAAAGGAGAAATCGTTATTCCATCCAGTTTAGATAGAGTTGAAACCGCTATACTTGCAGCTTCCCTAGAAACCATCAACCGTGTTGGTCCTTGTGAAGCAAGAATTAACACATTAAAAGTGGAAGATGTAAGGGCTGTTAAAAGAGAGCAAGTGGTAAATCGTGCAAAAGAAATCTATAAAAGCATGGTTGACAGCGTTGGCCCAACCAGCGTCAAAATGATTGAGGAAGTAAGAGATGCAATGCGCGTACATGAAATCTCCGAATATGGTGAGGACAGATTACCTGCAGGACCAAATATACATACCTCCGATGCAATCATTGTTGTAGAAGGACGTTCAGACGTTTTAAACTTATTAAAATATGGCATTAAAAATACAGTAGCTGTAGAGGGAGTTAGTGTACCTCGCTCCATTGGAGAATTGAGTAAAAAAAGAACCACCACTGCATTTGTTGACGGAGACCGCGGTGGAGAATTAATCTTAAAAGAATTGCTCCAAATTGGTGATGTGGACTACATTACAAGAGCTCCAAAAGGAAAAGAAGTTGAAGATCTTGAAAAAGATGAAGTTTTAATAGCTTTAAGAGATAAAGTTCCTACAGAGCAGTTTTTAGCAACACATGAGGACATAATCCCAAATAATGAAAATAAGCACAACAACCATCATCATAAAAAGAACAATCACAAGAAAGATAAATACCATCACAAGAAAAAGGAAGAGAAAAAACCTGCTATAGAGGATGACGAAGTAAGTTTAATGAAAGACATGCTTAAGGAATTTGAAGACTCAGAAACCGCAGCATTTCTTGATGAAGCATTGAACATCACAAAAGAGGTAGCAGTCGAAAATCTCTACAATGAACTTAAAGAAAGTGATGAAAAAATCGACTTGATAATATTTGACGGTGTTGTAAGCCAAAGATTGGTGGATATTTGCGCAACCAAAAACATCAACAGGATCGTAGCTTTCAAATCTGCAAATATTGTTAAGAAACCACGCAATTTACAAATTATTACAATGGATTAA
- a CDS encoding type 1 glutamine amidotransferase: MELNVVNMYSHILNMYGDRGNVQIIKQRCLWRGIDVNIQNFTKRTSTNFNPEETDIVLIGGGSDHGQSLVSDHFLKQREFLQEYVENRGVVLAICGSYQLFGSRYIDAEGNSIPCLEIFDVETRSVGKPLIGNIVLKNHIGLNPTTLVGFENHGGHTYHDYQTLGKVLAGNGNNGEDCEEGLVYKNFIGTYLHGPVLPKNPQLADRLILNALKQKYGVESIAKLNDKIEQMAHNSMVNRIIK; encoded by the coding sequence ATGGAATTAAATGTCGTCAATATGTATTCCCACATCCTAAACATGTATGGGGATAGGGGAAACGTTCAAATAATAAAACAAAGATGCTTATGGAGAGGAATTGATGTCAACATCCAGAATTTCACCAAAAGGACATCAACCAACTTCAATCCGGAAGAAACAGATATTGTGCTAATTGGCGGTGGTTCTGATCACGGCCAATCATTGGTTTCAGATCATTTTTTAAAACAGAGAGAATTCCTACAGGAATATGTGGAAAATAGAGGGGTCGTATTGGCCATTTGTGGAAGCTATCAATTGTTTGGAAGCAGATATATTGATGCTGAAGGGAATTCTATACCTTGTCTGGAAATTTTCGATGTTGAGACAAGAAGTGTCGGAAAACCTTTAATCGGCAATATTGTCCTTAAAAATCATATTGGTCTTAATCCAACAACCCTAGTTGGATTTGAAAATCATGGAGGACACACCTATCATGATTACCAAACCTTGGGAAAAGTTTTAGCAGGAAATGGGAATAACGGTGAAGATTGTGAAGAAGGACTTGTTTACAAGAACTTTATAGGAACATACCTTCACGGACCAGTTCTTCCGAAAAATCCGCAACTAGCTGACAGGCTAATATTGAATGCCCTAAAACAGAAGTATGGAGTTGAGTCAATAGCCAAGTTAAATGACAAAATTGAACAAATGGCACATAATAGCATGGTAAATCGTATCATTAAATAA
- a CDS encoding DUF1284 domain-containing protein yields the protein MKLNLRGHHILCLQGFQGYGYDESFVENMTCINEIRKKEDTRISVCNHPDDICKACPNLVNGICVDETENEKIIKMDDEVLEKLSKTDFESSKELFDLINSIFKTKSSVKDICSNCKWMDKCLFVQNL from the coding sequence ATGAAACTTAATTTGAGAGGACATCACATTTTATGTCTTCAGGGATTTCAGGGATATGGCTATGATGAGAGTTTTGTTGAAAACATGACCTGTATCAATGAGATTAGAAAAAAAGAAGACACAAGAATAAGTGTATGCAATCATCCAGATGATATCTGTAAAGCCTGTCCTAATCTGGTCAACGGCATTTGTGTTGATGAGACGGAAAATGAGAAAATTATAAAAATGGATGATGAAGTATTGGAAAAACTGTCTAAAACTGATTTTGAAAGTTCTAAAGAGCTTTTTGATTTAATCAATAGCATTTTTAAAACCAAAAGTTCTGTAAAGGATATCTGCAGCAACTGCAAATGGATGGACAAGTGTCTTTTTGTCCAAAATCTTTAA
- a CDS encoding ATP-grasp domain-containing protein — protein MIIGINTRSLVNSALKLDYNVFSTSYFQTADFPNIENSRCILNECEDQSCGVFEELYSPESILDASREYLEVADKIVLQSGVCSTDFKGEFKQYRKKILGNLNIGNIEDKFKFYNKIKNKYLTPETFYVNDIDEVIEINKNNESKQYILKPLSGSGGYNINLLNNDSLNQINTEESRWIMQEYISGTNVSSSTLGNGTESRHLINSRLLTANDFGQKDNFLYIGNILPLTKEMLPNAEELNDEMKDISERLIKEFKLIGSNGIDFIANENGLYVIELNPRIQGTYECCEKVLNTNMLYAHIQACEGNLIDVPQINGYSYKKIIYANETNKFKPLPFENIYDLPHDGSITEKGEPLLTIIEKNRNLEKLIEDVTSTTLKIEHLEETD, from the coding sequence TTGATAATAGGGATTAATACTCGAAGTTTAGTTAATTCTGCTTTAAAATTAGACTATAATGTTTTCTCAACTAGCTATTTTCAAACTGCTGATTTTCCAAATATCGAAAATTCAAGGTGCATTTTAAATGAATGTGAAGATCAGTCCTGCGGAGTCTTTGAAGAATTGTATTCTCCTGAAAGCATATTGGATGCCTCAAGAGAATATTTGGAGGTTGCAGACAAGATAGTTCTTCAAAGTGGAGTCTGTTCAACAGATTTCAAAGGAGAATTCAAACAATATAGAAAGAAAATCCTTGGAAATTTGAATATTGGAAATATTGAAGACAAATTTAAATTTTATAATAAAATAAAGAACAAATATCTAACTCCTGAAACTTTTTATGTAAATGATATAGATGAAGTTATTGAAATTAATAAAAATAATGAATCAAAACAATATATTTTAAAACCTCTTTCAGGAAGTGGAGGTTACAATATAAACCTATTAAATAATGATAGCTTAAATCAAATAAACACTGAAGAATCCCGATGGATCATGCAGGAATATATTTCAGGAACTAACGTAAGCTCATCAACATTAGGAAACGGTACCGAATCAAGGCACCTGATTAATTCAAGATTGCTTACTGCCAATGATTTTGGTCAAAAAGACAATTTCCTATATATAGGAAATATATTGCCCCTTACAAAAGAGATGCTGCCCAATGCAGAGGAATTGAATGATGAAATGAAAGACATCTCCGAAAGATTGATAAAGGAATTTAAATTAATCGGGTCAAACGGAATCGATTTCATAGCCAATGAGAATGGGCTGTATGTTATTGAACTGAATCCCAGAATCCAGGGAACCTATGAATGTTGTGAAAAAGTTCTAAATACCAATATGCTATATGCACACATCCAGGCATGTGAAGGAAATCTGATAGATGTACCTCAAATAAATGGATATAGCTATAAGAAAATAATATATGCAAACGAAACCAATAAGTTTAAGCCTCTGCCTTTTGAAAATATTTATGACCTGCCCCATGACGGATCCATAACAGAAAAAGGAGAGCCATTGCTTACGATAATAGAAAAAAACAGAAATCTGGAAAAATTAATTGAAGATGTAACTTCAACAACATTAAAAATAGAACATTTAGAAGAAACCGACTAA
- a CDS encoding V-type ATP synthase subunit B: MNTNIKTREYTTVSEVSGPLMVVEGVDGVGYNEIVDIETPNGEKRSGQVLEVTKDVAVIQVFEGTSDLNTKNTKTRFTGETAKIGVSRDMMGRIFNGIGKPIDGGPEIIPDEELDINGAPMNPASREFPEEFIQTGISTIDGMNTLVRGQKLPIFSGSGLPHNDLAAQIARQARVLGDDTEFAVIFAAMGITHEEANFFMRDFERTGALEKVTVFMNLADDPAIERILTPKMALTTAEYFAFTLGMQVLVILTDMTNYCEALREISAARDEVPGRRGYPGYMYTDLANIYERAGRIDGKEGSITQMPILVMPQDDITHPIPDLTGYITEGQIVLGRELYRKGIYPPVDVLPSLSRLMSGGIGEEKTRKDHSGVSDQLYSAYAEGRELRDLVAVVGEEALTERDQKFLEFAQAFEDRFITQGKDEDRTIFETLDLGWDLLKILPRTELKRLKDEFIEEFLERSGVDVE, from the coding sequence ATGAACACAAATATTAAAACTAGAGAATATACTACAGTTTCTGAAGTTTCCGGGCCTTTGATGGTTGTTGAAGGTGTTGACGGTGTAGGTTACAACGAGATTGTAGATATTGAAACACCAAATGGTGAAAAAAGAAGTGGGCAAGTTCTTGAAGTAACTAAAGACGTTGCTGTTATCCAAGTTTTCGAAGGAACAAGTGACTTAAACACTAAAAACACAAAAACTAGATTCACTGGTGAAACTGCTAAAATTGGTGTTTCTAGAGACATGATGGGTCGTATTTTCAACGGTATCGGTAAACCTATTGACGGCGGACCAGAAATCATCCCTGATGAAGAATTAGATATTAACGGGGCTCCTATGAACCCTGCTTCTCGTGAATTCCCAGAAGAATTTATTCAAACTGGTATCTCTACCATTGATGGAATGAACACTTTAGTAAGAGGACAAAAACTTCCTATTTTCTCAGGATCTGGTTTACCTCACAACGATTTAGCAGCTCAAATTGCAAGACAAGCAAGAGTACTTGGTGACGACACCGAGTTTGCGGTAATATTTGCTGCTATGGGTATTACTCACGAGGAAGCTAACTTCTTCATGAGAGACTTCGAAAGAACCGGTGCACTTGAAAAGGTAACTGTATTCATGAACTTAGCAGACGACCCTGCTATCGAAAGGATTTTAACTCCTAAAATGGCTTTAACTACTGCTGAATACTTTGCTTTCACCTTAGGTATGCAAGTATTAGTTATCTTAACTGATATGACCAACTACTGTGAAGCATTAAGGGAAATTTCCGCAGCTAGGGACGAGGTTCCTGGAAGAAGAGGTTACCCTGGATACATGTATACTGACCTTGCTAACATCTATGAACGTGCAGGACGTATTGACGGTAAAGAAGGTTCTATTACTCAAATGCCTATCTTAGTTATGCCTCAAGACGATATTACTCACCCAATTCCAGATTTAACTGGATATATTACTGAAGGGCAAATCGTATTAGGTAGGGAACTTTATAGGAAAGGTATTTACCCACCTGTAGACGTACTTCCATCTCTCTCTCGTTTAATGAGTGGGGGTATCGGTGAAGAAAAAACCCGTAAAGACCACAGTGGTGTATCTGACCAACTTTATTCTGCATATGCGGAAGGTCGTGAATTAAGAGATTTAGTAGCGGTTGTAGGGGAAGAAGCACTTACTGAAAGAGATCAAAAGTTCTTAGAATTTGCACAAGCATTTGAAGACAGATTCATTACTCAAGGTAAAGACGAAGACAGAACCATCTTTGAAACTTTAGACCTTGGTTGGGATTTACTTAAAATCTTACCTAGAACCGAACTCAAACGTCTTAAAGATGAATTTATTGAAGAATTCCTTGAACGTTCCGGTGTCGATGTCGAATAA